In Coleofasciculus sp. FACHB-T130, the following proteins share a genomic window:
- the rimO gene encoding 30S ribosomal protein S12 methylthiotransferase RimO — MGNKPTIAISHLGCEKNRIDTEHMLGLLVQAGYQVDSNEELAEYVIVNTCSFIEAARTESVRTLVELAEANKKIVITGCMAQHFQEQLLDELPEAVAVVGTGDYHQIVDVVQRVEGGERVKQVSELPTYIADETTPRYRTTSEGVAYLRVAEGCDYRCAFCIIPHLRGNQRSRSIESIVAEAHQLASEGVQELILISQITTNYGLDIYGKPKLAELLRELGKVNIPWIRMHYAYPTGLTPAVIEAIQETPNVLPYLDLPLQHSHPEILRAMNRPWQGQVNDQIIERIKTALPDAVLRTTFIVGFPGETEEHFAHLLQFVQRHEFDHVGVFTFSPEEGTPAFTLPNQLPQEVMDIRRDALMEVQQPISLRKNQACVGKMVDVLIEQEHPETGELIGRSARFSPEVDGLVYVQGDVPLGSIASVEITSTDIYDLYGHVAKPEA; from the coding sequence ATGGGCAATAAGCCAACAATTGCAATTTCTCACTTGGGCTGCGAAAAAAACCGTATTGATACCGAACATATGTTAGGTCTGTTGGTACAGGCAGGGTACCAGGTAGACAGTAATGAAGAATTAGCAGAATATGTTATAGTTAATACATGTAGTTTTATTGAGGCTGCAAGGACAGAGTCTGTCCGCACCTTAGTAGAACTGGCGGAAGCGAACAAAAAGATTGTAATCACAGGCTGCATGGCGCAGCACTTCCAGGAGCAGCTGCTGGATGAATTGCCAGAAGCAGTTGCCGTGGTGGGCACCGGCGATTATCACCAAATCGTCGATGTGGTTCAACGAGTGGAAGGCGGTGAACGGGTCAAGCAAGTTTCAGAGCTGCCGACCTACATAGCCGATGAAACAACGCCTCGCTACCGCACGACATCGGAAGGTGTCGCGTACCTGCGGGTAGCGGAAGGATGTGATTACCGCTGCGCGTTCTGCATTATTCCCCATCTCCGGGGAAATCAGCGATCGCGCTCCATTGAATCCATCGTCGCCGAAGCCCACCAGCTAGCCTCGGAAGGAGTCCAAGAGTTAATTCTCATCTCCCAGATCACTACCAACTACGGTCTGGATATTTACGGGAAGCCGAAACTGGCGGAACTTCTACGGGAGTTGGGAAAGGTTAACATTCCGTGGATTCGGATGCACTATGCCTATCCCACAGGCTTAACACCAGCCGTCATCGAAGCAATTCAGGAGACTCCTAACGTATTGCCCTATTTGGATTTGCCGTTACAGCACTCCCACCCGGAAATTCTCCGCGCCATGAACCGACCTTGGCAGGGACAGGTAAACGACCAAATTATTGAGCGGATTAAAACAGCTCTGCCTGATGCTGTACTGCGAACCACTTTCATTGTCGGGTTCCCTGGCGAAACGGAAGAGCATTTTGCACACTTGCTACAGTTCGTCCAGCGCCATGAATTTGACCATGTAGGTGTGTTTACTTTTTCTCCAGAAGAAGGCACCCCTGCCTTCACCTTGCCCAATCAACTGCCCCAAGAAGTCATGGATATCCGCAGGGATGCCTTGATGGAAGTTCAGCAGCCAATTTCCTTGAGAAAAAATCAAGCTTGTGTCGGCAAGATGGTTGATGTCTTGATTGAGCAAGAACATCCAGAAACTGGGGAATTAATCGGTCGATCTGCCCGATTTTCTCCGGAGGTAGACGGATTAGTCTACGTCCAAGGCGACGTCCCATTAGGTTCTATAGCATCGGTGGAAATTACAAGCACTGACATCTACGACCTGTATGGTCATGTCGCCAAGCCCGAAGCATGA
- a CDS encoding DEAD/DEAH box helicase, whose amino-acid sequence MTLSFTSLGLSEARIQQLEKLGFTAPTQIQSQAIPHLLAGRDVVGQSQTGTGKTAAFSLPILERIDIKNPAVQSLILTPTRELAQQVALAIRSFSNERRLGVLTVYGGQAIDRQIQRLRQGVQIVVGTPGRVIDLLNRGELKLDQVNWLVLDEADEMLSMGFIDDVETILKQVPTERQTAFFSATMPPTIQKLIAKFLRSPMNVSVEQPKAAPSRINQVVYMVPRGWSKSRALLPILELEDPESALIFVRTRKTAAELTNQLQAAGHSVDEYHGDLNQQARERLLMRFRQHQVRWVVATDIAARGLDVDHLSHVINYDLPDSVESYIHRIGRTGRAGNAGTAISLIQPMDRRKLVLIERKVRQTLKIVQIPTRAEIEGRRLEKLQAQVREVLSGERMASFLPVVAQLSEEYDAHAIAAAALQMVYDQTRPSWMSSEQETPMDDRGISTKPKLIKRPKPEVKSENTEVRRQKPEEIRN is encoded by the coding sequence ATGACCCTTTCGTTCACAAGCCTAGGCCTTTCAGAAGCTCGCATTCAGCAACTAGAAAAACTAGGCTTCACTGCGCCCACACAAATTCAATCCCAAGCCATTCCTCATCTGTTGGCTGGTCGGGATGTGGTGGGACAATCCCAAACTGGAACCGGCAAAACAGCGGCTTTTTCGCTGCCGATTTTGGAACGGATCGACATTAAAAATCCCGCAGTCCAATCGCTGATTTTGACACCGACGCGGGAATTAGCTCAGCAAGTTGCTCTGGCAATTCGCAGCTTTAGCAACGAGCGGCGGTTGGGCGTGCTGACAGTATATGGCGGTCAAGCTATCGACCGGCAGATCCAGCGCCTCAGACAGGGCGTTCAGATCGTAGTTGGAACCCCAGGACGGGTGATTGATTTGCTCAACCGGGGAGAGCTTAAGCTCGATCAAGTCAACTGGCTGGTATTAGATGAAGCCGATGAAATGTTGAGCATGGGCTTTATTGACGATGTAGAAACCATCCTCAAGCAAGTCCCCACTGAGCGTCAGACGGCATTTTTCTCGGCGACAATGCCGCCGACCATTCAAAAATTGATTGCGAAGTTCTTGCGATCGCCAATGAACGTCTCTGTGGAGCAGCCCAAAGCCGCTCCCTCCCGGATTAACCAGGTGGTGTACATGGTGCCCCGCGGCTGGTCAAAATCTCGCGCCTTGCTGCCCATCCTAGAACTAGAAGATCCCGAATCTGCCCTAATCTTTGTGCGGACACGCAAGACAGCCGCGGAACTGACCAACCAACTGCAAGCTGCCGGTCACAGTGTAGACGAGTACCACGGCGACCTCAATCAACAAGCCCGGGAACGGCTGCTGATGAGGTTCCGCCAACACCAAGTGCGCTGGGTAGTCGCCACCGATATTGCGGCGCGGGGTTTAGACGTTGACCACCTGAGCCATGTGATTAACTACGATCTGCCAGATAGCGTGGAAAGCTACATCCACCGGATCGGGCGTACAGGTCGCGCTGGTAACGCAGGAACAGCCATTTCCCTGATTCAACCGATGGATCGTCGGAAATTGGTGCTAATTGAGCGCAAAGTCCGACAAACCCTGAAAATCGTCCAAATTCCCACACGGGCGGAGATCGAAGGACGACGTCTGGAAAAACTGCAAGCTCAAGTACGCGAAGTATTGAGCGGAGAGCGCATGGCTTCATTCTTGCCTGTCGTGGCGCAATTGAGTGAAGAATACGACGCCCATGCGATCGCGGCAGCAGCACTGCAAATGGTGTACGACCAAACTCGTCCCTCTTGGATGTCCAGCGAACAAGAAACACCAATGGACGATCGGGGAATCTCTACTAAGCCAAAGCTGATCAAGCGTCCCAAACCAGAAGTGAAAAGCGAGAACACAGAAGTCAGAAGGCAAAAGCCTGAAGAAATCCGCAATTAA
- the thrC gene encoding threonine synthase: protein MALTVSAANSPALSNPVGRQSWPGLIEAYRQYLPVTDTTPVVTLLEGNTPLIPVPAISQIVGKQVRVLVKYDGLNPTGSFKDRGMTMAISKAKEAGAKAVICASTGNTSAAAAAYARRGGMRAFVLIPDGYVALGKLAQALLYGAEVLAIKGNFDRALEIVREMAENYPVTLVNSVNPYRLEGQKTAAFEVVEALGNAPDWLCIPVGNAGNITAYWMGFCQYHQEGKCERLPRMMGFQASGASPLVTGQAVPNPETLATAIRIGNPANWERAIATQQASMGQFNAVTDAEILEAYRLLASEEGIFCEPASAASVAGLLKVKDQVPAGATVVCVLTGNGLKDPDTAIKHSENSFKQGIEPNLATVAEVMGF, encoded by the coding sequence GTGGCTTTAACTGTATCTGCTGCGAATTCTCCTGCCCTAAGTAACCCTGTTGGACGGCAGTCCTGGCCTGGACTGATTGAGGCATATCGGCAATATCTGCCGGTGACGGACACAACGCCAGTCGTAACACTGCTGGAGGGCAATACTCCATTGATCCCGGTTCCCGCGATCTCTCAGATTGTGGGTAAACAGGTGCGCGTGTTGGTGAAGTATGACGGTCTCAATCCCACTGGTAGCTTTAAAGACCGGGGGATGACGATGGCAATTTCTAAGGCAAAGGAAGCTGGTGCCAAAGCCGTCATTTGCGCCAGTACCGGCAACACTTCAGCCGCTGCTGCTGCCTATGCCCGTCGGGGCGGAATGCGAGCGTTTGTATTGATTCCCGATGGTTACGTGGCGCTAGGCAAGTTAGCTCAGGCGTTGCTGTATGGGGCGGAAGTTTTGGCAATTAAAGGAAATTTTGACCGGGCGCTTGAAATTGTACGGGAGATGGCAGAAAATTACCCCGTCACGCTGGTGAACTCGGTAAATCCCTATCGCTTAGAAGGACAAAAAACTGCTGCTTTTGAAGTGGTAGAAGCGTTAGGAAATGCTCCCGATTGGCTGTGCATCCCCGTAGGGAATGCCGGAAATATTACTGCATACTGGATGGGATTTTGTCAATATCATCAGGAAGGGAAATGCGAGCGCTTGCCCCGAATGATGGGATTCCAAGCGTCTGGCGCATCTCCCCTGGTTACAGGTCAGGCAGTGCCGAATCCAGAAACCCTGGCAACCGCTATTCGCATCGGTAATCCTGCTAACTGGGAACGGGCGATCGCTACGCAACAAGCCAGCATGGGTCAGTTCAATGCGGTAACAGATGCCGAAATTCTAGAAGCCTATCGTCTCTTGGCATCCGAAGAAGGCATTTTCTGCGAACCGGCTAGTGCGGCTTCCGTCGCTGGACTTCTGAAAGTAAAAGATCAAGTTCCCGCAGGCGCTACCGTAGTGTGCGTCCTGACTGGGAATGGTTTAAAAGACCCAGATACGGCAATTAAACATAGCGAAAATTCGTTTAAACAGGGAATTGAGCCAAATTTAGCGACCGTGGCTGAGGTAATGGGATTTTGA
- a CDS encoding YihY/virulence factor BrkB family protein, whose amino-acid sequence MRSFLAYAALRGSSIRFFRFFRHLSWATLKKTFQRVAQRRLTGLSAEMAYNAMLALFPAILAILTAIGLFQSSSDTFEGLAKQLSEIAPQEALFLIEGFAREISQSQNQGLFSLSFVAAIWASSGALSAAMTALDQIHQIPLEQTRPFWKAKLISIALTIGTIVLLIIASFLVFISDLIVKLLISQSGLLELLSIWRLFSWPLALGIVASAFAFIYRYGPSRWVAGTPIMPGAMVAAVSWAIISALFRLYVSNFGNYNKAYGAVGAVIVLMLWLYMSSLVLLIGDQLNVTVGESMRHHSKAKLASLEAESAPESKAG is encoded by the coding sequence ATGCGCTCGTTCTTAGCCTATGCTGCTCTTAGAGGCTCCTCAATCCGTTTTTTCCGTTTCTTTCGACATCTCAGCTGGGCGACTTTAAAGAAAACCTTCCAGCGCGTAGCCCAACGGCGGTTAACAGGACTTTCGGCAGAAATGGCCTACAACGCCATGTTAGCTTTGTTTCCAGCCATTTTGGCAATCTTGACCGCAATTGGCCTGTTTCAATCCTCATCAGACACTTTTGAAGGGTTAGCTAAGCAATTGAGTGAAATTGCTCCTCAAGAAGCTCTTTTCCTTATTGAAGGTTTTGCCCGCGAAATCAGTCAATCGCAAAATCAAGGGCTGTTTTCCCTCAGTTTTGTTGCAGCTATTTGGGCGTCTTCTGGGGCGCTGAGTGCCGCCATGACCGCTCTCGATCAAATCCATCAGATTCCGCTAGAACAAACCCGACCCTTTTGGAAAGCCAAATTAATTTCTATCGCTCTAACAATTGGTACCATTGTCCTGCTGATTATTGCTTCCTTTTTAGTATTTATTAGCGACCTGATTGTGAAGCTATTAATCAGCCAAAGTGGATTATTGGAATTGTTAAGTATTTGGCGGCTTTTTAGCTGGCCTTTGGCATTAGGCATTGTCGCCTCAGCCTTTGCTTTTATCTATCGCTATGGTCCTAGCCGCTGGGTTGCTGGAACCCCGATTATGCCAGGAGCAATGGTAGCGGCTGTATCCTGGGCGATTATATCAGCTTTGTTTCGGCTTTACGTCTCTAACTTTGGTAATTACAACAAAGCCTATGGTGCAGTAGGTGCCGTTATTGTTTTAATGCTATGGCTGTATATGAGTTCTCTAGTACTGCTGATTGGCGATCAGTTAAACGTTACGGTGGGAGAATCTATGCGGCATCACAGCAAGGCGAAACTAGCCTCTTTAGAGGCTGAGTCGGCACCAGAATCAAAAGCTGGGTAA
- a CDS encoding serine/threonine-protein kinase, with amino-acid sequence MDTLVGKTLQGGKYTLDRELGRGGFGVTFQATHHYLGQPVVIKTLNDSLCRHPDFARFARQFQDEARRLALCVHPNIVRVNDFFLEAGLPYLVMDYIAGQTLQEVVFPDKPLPESAAIHFMQQIGAAVKVVHQNNLLHRDIKPQNIILRQGTQEVVLIDFGISREFTPDSTQTHTSIVSEGYAPIEQYLPQAKRTSATDVYGLASTLYALLTATVPTPAVLRDRQPMPAPRDLKHYLSPAVNQAVMRGMAVDAQYRPGSVDEWLSLLPDLQFGGSTAETMPPTHTVATIPASSPSPPRGEALVGKNSGSRNGGAIASPVPEERNHQSSSSFFRNPRSLFIATGIAIASGLAIALSSVWRQPQPPDASPVAQPESQPQNQPQEAQTVTPESVEKVNITPTESERQPVEVQKSFRRKSQQRVNRDVPDVPANTSSKSPNSNKPQSNRETNKNAGQAEIERREQKQPVPTSEKTPPPAANNPQPSPASEQPPPSPVANPQPPAASEVTPPFPRSDRKPTNPAPSSALETSAPPGSVVVPVVKPETQSQPESEKKSKPDKPEKPDKPEKSDKQKDN; translated from the coding sequence ATGGACACGCTAGTTGGCAAAACTTTGCAGGGTGGCAAATACACTCTCGATCGAGAACTGGGACGGGGTGGCTTTGGCGTTACCTTTCAAGCCACCCACCACTACTTGGGGCAACCTGTAGTCATTAAAACGCTCAACGATTCCCTCTGTCGGCATCCTGACTTTGCCAGATTTGCGCGTCAGTTTCAGGATGAAGCAAGACGTTTAGCGTTGTGCGTCCATCCCAATATCGTTCGGGTTAACGATTTCTTTTTGGAAGCTGGGTTGCCCTACCTGGTAATGGACTATATTGCGGGTCAAACTTTGCAAGAGGTCGTGTTTCCGGACAAGCCGCTGCCAGAGTCCGCTGCTATCCACTTCATGCAGCAGATTGGGGCAGCAGTCAAAGTGGTGCATCAAAATAATCTGCTGCATCGGGATATCAAGCCCCAGAACATCATTCTGCGCCAAGGAACTCAAGAGGTGGTGCTGATTGACTTTGGGATTTCGCGGGAGTTTACGCCAGACTCAACCCAAACTCACACAAGTATTGTTTCCGAAGGGTATGCCCCCATTGAGCAGTACCTGCCCCAAGCAAAGCGCACCTCAGCGACGGATGTTTATGGGTTAGCCTCCACACTTTACGCGCTGTTAACGGCAACAGTACCAACGCCTGCGGTACTCAGAGACAGGCAACCGATGCCAGCGCCCCGCGACTTAAAACACTACCTAAGTCCGGCGGTAAATCAGGCGGTGATGCGCGGGATGGCTGTTGATGCTCAATATCGACCTGGCAGTGTAGATGAGTGGCTGTCTCTGTTGCCGGATCTTCAGTTTGGAGGTTCCACTGCCGAAACAATGCCGCCAACTCATACAGTGGCAACTATCCCAGCGAGCTCTCCATCACCGCCTAGAGGCGAAGCTTTGGTGGGAAAAAATTCGGGTTCAAGAAATGGAGGCGCGATCGCTTCGCCCGTACCAGAAGAAAGAAACCATCAATCCAGTTCTTCCTTCTTCCGAAATCCCCGCAGTCTTTTCATTGCTACAGGAATCGCGATCGCATCCGGTTTAGCGATCGCGTTGAGTTCTGTCTGGCGTCAGCCTCAACCGCCTGACGCTTCCCCTGTTGCCCAACCGGAATCCCAGCCGCAAAATCAGCCACAAGAGGCACAAACTGTCACTCCCGAATCCGTAGAGAAAGTTAATATCACCCCTACTGAGTCTGAACGGCAACCCGTTGAAGTTCAAAAATCCTTCCGCAGAAAATCTCAGCAGCGGGTTAACCGCGATGTTCCAGATGTTCCTGCAAACACTTCATCGAAATCCCCGAACTCAAACAAGCCGCAATCTAATCGTGAAACGAACAAGAACGCCGGACAGGCAGAAATAGAACGTCGCGAGCAAAAACAGCCGGTTCCTACATCCGAAAAAACTCCGCCACCGGCTGCTAACAATCCACAACCTTCTCCCGCTTCGGAACAGCCGCCACCATCCCCGGTTGCCAATCCGCAGCCTCCCGCCGCTTCGGAAGTGACGCCGCCATTCCCTCGCAGCGATCGCAAGCCAACTAATCCTGCTCCCTCATCTGCACTAGAGACTTCCGCACCGCCAGGTTCAGTTGTCGTGCCAGTTGTTAAACCAGAAACTCAATCCCAACCGGAATCGGAAAAGAAGTCTAAGCCGGACAAGCCAGAAAAACCGGACAAGCCGGAGAAATCGGACAAACAGAAGGATAATTAG
- a CDS encoding BamA/TamA family outer membrane protein, with protein sequence MQSPSPPLSPWFSIMRVPSLAICTLAVLAASDLSSLASASTTSSSPTQTPNAEEVVVVPVTSDVPSSTAATQKIADAQVVVPVSSGTRQPSAPAQQPVNPEVVVPVNSATTRPARAIAAPETRTLPQFTQTTRVPQKAPASSLNSPDLVVTATGIEVAGATPELQQIVRQTIKTRPGGDTSQSQLQKDVTAILATGLFTGANVTSYTEPSGLRTVFEVKPLVVRSLKLSGAQALTPAVANDIFKSQLGAKISPNALNQSAEQLNQWYKQNGYVAAQVLAVQPSRDGVVTIEVAEGTVGDIKIRFLDTEGKPTKGRTQENFVRQELKLKPGQPFRVDAARTDLQRLYQLGLFDNADVSLSGDSRKVDVSYDLTERTSRAVNVGGGYSENSGIFGSINYKDQNFGGINQQVGLNVQASRSDLQFNGNITSPYRASNPDRPGYTIEASRQRQLSETFNEDVKLPNGDRVREGQFGGGVTFTKPVGDVQASVGVNYTRTSIRDSKGNLSPVDELGNRLSYSQNGIDDKVSVSAGIAQDKRDNPINPTKGSVVSLSTEQSIPVGNGSILMNRVKANYSQYIPFNLTNGATPDVLAFNVQGGTTIGNLPPYEAFNLGGINSVRGYGSGDVASGRSYVLASAEYRFPVFKPVGGVLFADFGSDLGSGDTVPGEPGTVRGKQGTGFGYGAGVRVQSPIGLLRADFGINDHGESRLQFGIGQRF encoded by the coding sequence ATGCAATCTCCTTCTCCTCCTCTCTCTCCCTGGTTTTCTATAATGCGCGTTCCTTCTTTGGCTATTTGCACTTTAGCGGTTTTGGCTGCGAGCGATCTCAGTTCTCTGGCTAGCGCCAGTACAACTTCTTCCTCTCCAACCCAGACACCAAACGCTGAAGAAGTTGTCGTTGTCCCGGTCACTTCCGATGTGCCTTCCTCAACAGCCGCAACTCAAAAAATAGCAGATGCTCAGGTCGTTGTCCCCGTTAGTTCGGGTACGCGCCAGCCATCCGCGCCAGCTCAACAACCCGTCAATCCTGAGGTAGTTGTTCCCGTTAATTCTGCCACCACCCGCCCCGCGAGAGCCATTGCGGCACCGGAAACCCGGACACTGCCTCAATTTACTCAGACGACTCGCGTTCCCCAAAAAGCGCCTGCTAGCTCTCTCAATTCACCAGATTTGGTCGTGACCGCGACAGGTATTGAGGTAGCGGGGGCGACACCAGAGTTGCAGCAAATTGTCCGTCAAACGATTAAAACTCGTCCGGGTGGAGATACCAGTCAAAGCCAACTGCAAAAGGATGTGACGGCGATTTTAGCGACCGGGCTATTTACTGGTGCCAACGTAACCAGTTATACCGAGCCAAGTGGACTGAGGACAGTCTTTGAGGTGAAACCCCTAGTGGTGCGATCGCTCAAACTTTCCGGTGCCCAAGCCTTGACCCCAGCAGTTGCCAACGACATTTTCAAATCCCAACTGGGGGCAAAAATTAGCCCCAATGCCCTCAACCAAAGTGCCGAACAACTCAACCAGTGGTACAAGCAAAATGGTTATGTGGCAGCACAAGTGCTAGCCGTGCAACCCAGCCGGGATGGGGTCGTCACCATTGAAGTCGCTGAGGGTACCGTTGGGGATATAAAAATCCGCTTTTTAGACACCGAAGGAAAGCCAACCAAAGGACGCACCCAAGAAAATTTCGTCCGTCAGGAGTTAAAACTGAAGCCGGGTCAACCCTTCCGGGTGGATGCGGCACGGACAGACTTGCAACGGCTGTATCAGTTAGGGCTGTTTGACAACGCCGATGTTTCCCTCAGTGGCGATTCTCGGAAAGTTGATGTGAGCTACGACCTTACCGAACGCACTTCCCGCGCCGTTAACGTCGGTGGTGGCTACAGCGAGAACAGTGGCATCTTCGGCAGCATTAATTATAAAGACCAGAATTTCGGAGGCATTAACCAGCAGGTAGGTCTGAATGTCCAAGCAAGCCGCAGCGACTTACAGTTTAATGGGAATATTACCAGTCCCTATCGCGCCAGCAATCCAGACCGCCCTGGATATACTATCGAGGCATCTCGACAGCGGCAACTTTCAGAAACCTTTAACGAAGATGTCAAGTTGCCAAATGGGGACAGAGTTCGGGAAGGGCAGTTTGGCGGCGGCGTCACCTTCACGAAACCTGTAGGCGATGTGCAGGCATCGGTAGGCGTGAACTACACCCGCACCAGCATCCGCGATAGCAAAGGCAATCTCTCACCCGTAGATGAATTAGGAAATCGCCTTTCCTATAGCCAAAACGGTATCGACGACAAAGTTTCCGTGTCTGCTGGGATCGCACAAGACAAACGAGACAATCCAATTAACCCAACCAAAGGGTCGGTCGTCAGCCTCAGTACAGAACAATCGATCCCGGTTGGGAACGGCAGTATCTTGATGAACCGGGTTAAGGCAAACTACAGCCAGTACATACCCTTTAATTTAACCAACGGTGCAACTCCAGATGTATTAGCCTTCAACGTGCAGGGAGGCACAACCATCGGCAATCTCCCGCCCTATGAAGCCTTTAATCTAGGTGGCATCAATTCTGTACGGGGCTACGGAAGTGGTGATGTTGCCAGCGGTCGCAGCTATGTGTTAGCCTCTGCCGAGTATCGCTTCCCAGTTTTTAAGCCGGTAGGTGGCGTTTTATTCGCTGACTTTGGCTCCGACTTAGGCTCTGGCGATACGGTGCCGGGAGAACCTGGAACTGTCCGTGGCAAACAAGGAACTGGCTTTGGCTACGGAGCTGGTGTGCGCGTCCAATCCCCGATTGGCTTGCTTAGGGCTGACTTTGGTATCAACGACCACGGTGAAAGCCGACTCCAATTCGGGATCGGTCAAAGGTTCTAA
- a CDS encoding lipid-A-disaccharide synthase-related protein, translated as MRVLCLSNGHGEDIIAVRILQQLQQQSHSLELAALPLVGDGRAYAELDIPIIGPVQTMPSGGFIYMDGRQLVRDVQGGLLQLTLAQHRAIRKWASPGRPKERGRGVILAVGDIVPLLFGWLSGVPYAFVGTAKSEYYLRDEAGPLPRRDQRGRWEGWSGSVYLPWERWLMSQRRCKAVFPRDGLTTQMLKKWPIPAFDLGNPMMDGLEPPRPKAIFYSSNAEQEEMRRSLIVALLPGSRPPEAYANWQQIMQACVGLMQGFAPRPVLFLGAIALGLNLDPLYQTLEAHGWRQSNGLEESEKFSPSPISDPEARTFTKENGTLILTQHAYNDCLNEADLAIAMAGTATEQFVGLGKPAIAIPGEGPQFTSAFAEAQSRLLGPSLILVEQPAKVAGVVQYLLRDPDRLQLIAENGRRRMGEAGAAERIAACVMERLLGFYFSI; from the coding sequence ATGAGGGTACTGTGCCTCAGCAATGGTCATGGGGAGGACATCATTGCCGTCCGGATTTTGCAACAACTTCAGCAACAGTCTCATTCTTTGGAACTAGCAGCCTTGCCATTGGTAGGCGATGGGCGAGCTTATGCTGAGCTAGATATCCCGATCATTGGCCCCGTGCAGACGATGCCCTCCGGTGGCTTTATCTATATGGATGGGCGTCAACTGGTGCGAGATGTACAGGGCGGTTTATTACAGCTCACCCTCGCCCAGCACCGCGCAATCCGAAAGTGGGCGTCCCCAGGCAGACCCAAGGAGCGAGGTAGAGGGGTAATCCTGGCGGTGGGGGATATTGTCCCGCTGTTGTTTGGCTGGTTAAGCGGCGTTCCCTATGCTTTTGTGGGTACGGCTAAATCGGAATATTATTTGCGAGATGAAGCGGGGCCATTGCCACGGCGCGACCAACGAGGGCGCTGGGAAGGTTGGTCTGGGTCTGTTTACTTGCCTTGGGAACGTTGGCTGATGAGTCAGCGGCGTTGTAAGGCGGTGTTTCCCAGAGATGGGCTGACAACTCAGATGTTAAAGAAGTGGCCTATCCCGGCGTTTGATTTAGGGAACCCGATGATGGACGGTTTGGAACCACCCAGACCAAAAGCAATATTTTATTCGTCAAATGCTGAACAGGAAGAGATGAGGCGATCGCTAATTGTGGCTCTTCTCCCTGGTTCTAGACCTCCCGAAGCTTATGCCAATTGGCAGCAAATTATGCAAGCTTGTGTGGGGTTAATGCAGGGGTTTGCACCTCGACCCGTCCTATTCCTGGGAGCGATCGCACTTGGGTTAAATTTAGATCCTTTGTACCAAACCCTTGAGGCTCACGGTTGGCGACAATCTAATGGACTGGAGGAAAGTGAGAAATTTTCCCCCTCGCCCATTTCTGACCCAGAAGCACGAACTTTTACGAAAGAAAATGGCACTCTGATTCTGACTCAGCACGCTTATAACGATTGCTTGAATGAAGCAGATTTAGCGATCGCAATGGCTGGTACGGCAACCGAGCAGTTTGTCGGATTGGGGAAACCCGCGATCGCGATCCCCGGAGAAGGCCCTCAGTTTACGAGCGCCTTTGCCGAAGCTCAATCTCGCCTGCTAGGACCCTCCCTGATTTTGGTAGAACAACCCGCTAAAGTCGCCGGGGTTGTGCAATATTTATTACGCGACCCCGATCGGCTGCAACTGATTGCTGAAAATGGACGCCGCCGCATGGGAGAAGCGGGAGCCGCCGAGCGGATTGCGGCTTGTGTGATGGAACGCTTGTTGGGTTTTTACTTTTCAATTTAG
- a CDS encoding response regulator, producing the protein MYKIGVLDDDENWCLIIERFLRKDFEVHIYKTVFTFLQEIESYDLLIIDFSIPPAPYERGMDGCEIINHIKNDFINPPLLVLATGFISANELEFGREICPEADAFLSKDAGLDIILNEIKRLLNSKDSDASNRAIANPPS; encoded by the coding sequence ATGTACAAGATAGGTGTATTGGATGATGATGAAAATTGGTGTTTGATTATCGAGCGATTTTTACGAAAAGATTTTGAAGTTCATATTTATAAAACAGTCTTTACGTTTTTACAAGAAATAGAAAGTTACGATTTACTGATTATAGATTTTTCTATTCCCCCCGCTCCGTATGAGAGAGGCATGGATGGTTGCGAGATCATCAATCATATCAAAAATGATTTTATAAATCCTCCCTTATTAGTTTTAGCAACCGGCTTTATTAGTGCTAATGAGTTAGAGTTTGGCAGAGAAATCTGTCCGGAAGCAGATGCTTTTTTATCGAAAGATGCCGGGTTAGACATCATTTTGAATGAAATCAAACGACTGCTGAATTCTAAAGATAGTGATGCATCTAATCGAGCGATCGCAAATCCACCCAGTTAG